A genomic region of Planktothrix serta PCC 8927 contains the following coding sequences:
- a CDS encoding AAA family ATPase, which yields MQIKKLEYYDDEYKWKLEEVNFLPNLNLLVGVSGVGKTRILRAIYSLKSIANGASLNGVKWNVCFIANNNLEYTWSGEFETRENTISINETSEEDEQVKLINEQLVCNNENVLIERIDSEIIFNGSKTPKLSPFESVVELLKQEDQIAPVKESLDKIVLADSGSGDRAWRLPVSIFKKFEKASLSALQESGLPVPIKLSILYRTLPEEFNKIKEAFISVFPNVSDIKVEIIKDDDIPIALSKLLKEATTVSIKEKGIEDWIENISSGMLKTLMYISELYLAPENCIILIDEFENSLGVNCLDSVTELVLDNKKVQFIITSHHPYIINNVSPAYWKIVTRKAGLVTAKNSKDFHISESRQKAFIDLINVLEDEADL from the coding sequence TCTTTTAGTTGGTGTATCTGGTGTAGGTAAAACAAGAATACTTAGAGCTATTTACAGCCTAAAATCTATAGCTAATGGTGCATCTCTAAATGGTGTTAAATGGAATGTTTGTTTTATAGCCAACAATAATCTTGAATATACTTGGAGTGGAGAATTTGAAACACGAGAAAACACTATCTCTATCAATGAAACTTCGGAAGAGGACGAGCAAGTAAAACTCATAAATGAGCAATTAGTTTGTAACAATGAGAACGTTCTAATCGAGAGAATAGACTCAGAAATTATTTTTAATGGAAGCAAAACCCCTAAACTATCGCCTTTTGAAAGTGTCGTTGAACTACTCAAACAAGAAGACCAAATTGCTCCTGTGAAAGAATCATTAGATAAAATTGTACTGGCTGATTCTGGGAGTGGTGATAGAGCTTGGCGCTTGCCAGTATCTATTTTTAAGAAGTTTGAAAAAGCTTCACTATCTGCTTTGCAGGAAAGTGGTTTGCCTGTGCCAATAAAATTATCTATTCTTTACAGAACGCTTCCTGAAGAATTTAACAAGATTAAAGAAGCTTTTATATCCGTTTTCCCAAACGTCTCCGACATAAAAGTTGAGATCATTAAGGATGACGATATTCCTATTGCATTATCTAAATTACTCAAGGAAGCTACCACTGTTAGCATTAAAGAAAAAGGAATAGAAGATTGGATTGAGAATATCTCTTCAGGGATGTTGAAAACATTGATGTATATTAGTGAGTTATATCTAGCTCCTGAAAATTGCATTATCCTAATCGATGAATTTGAAAATAGCTTAGGCGTTAATTGCTTAGACAGTGTTACCGAGCTTGTACTTGATAATAAGAAGGTACAGTTTATTATTACTAGCCATCACCCTTATATAATAAACAATGTTAGTCCTGCTTACTGGAAAATAGTTACTCGGAAAGCTGGCTTGGTGACTGCCAAAAATTCAAAAGACTTTCATATATCTGAATCCAGACAAAAAGCTTTCATTGATTTGATCAATGTTTTAGAGGACGAAGCAGACCTATAG
- a CDS encoding glycerol dehydrogenase gives MITTAIFPARYVQGNHAIRFLGEELSRLGHKALVMMGPVIFPQLQPIVEEFTQGKIEIYLERFGGECCDHEIQRMVSLGKIQQVDLIVGIGGGKTIDTAKATAYHLHLPVAIVPTIASTDAPCSALSVIYTPEGVWERYLVLPRNPDLVLVDTHIIAQAPVRFLVAGMGDALATWFEAEDCQIKRAKNMTGRMGPMTAFSLAHLCYETLLEYGVYGKIACEQQVVTPALERIIEANTLLSGLGFESGGLAAAHAIHNGFTVLEETQKFWHGEKVAFGVLAMLILTDRPSPVIDRVFSFCESIGLPTTLADIGLEGVSRDRLLLAAERACGTGETIHNEPCEISPETVLAAIIAADAEGRRRKQF, from the coding sequence GTGATTACTACAGCTATCTTCCCAGCCCGATATGTTCAAGGCAATCATGCGATCCGGTTTCTGGGAGAAGAATTAAGTCGTTTAGGTCACAAAGCCCTAGTGATGATGGGCCCCGTTATTTTTCCTCAATTGCAACCTATTGTTGAGGAGTTCACCCAGGGAAAAATCGAGATTTATCTCGAACGTTTTGGAGGTGAATGTTGCGATCATGAAATTCAACGGATGGTGAGTTTAGGTAAAATTCAGCAAGTTGATTTAATTGTTGGTATTGGAGGAGGAAAAACCATCGACACGGCAAAAGCCACCGCCTATCATCTTCATCTTCCCGTCGCTATTGTTCCAACTATTGCTTCCACCGATGCCCCCTGTAGTGCCCTATCGGTGATTTATACCCCGGAAGGGGTTTGGGAGCGTTATCTGGTATTACCGCGTAACCCCGATCTGGTTTTAGTCGATACCCATATTATCGCTCAAGCCCCTGTCCGCTTCTTGGTAGCCGGGATGGGAGACGCCCTGGCGACTTGGTTTGAAGCCGAAGACTGTCAGATTAAACGGGCTAAAAATATGACCGGACGCATGGGGCCGATGACTGCTTTTAGTTTGGCTCATTTGTGCTACGAAACCTTGCTCGAATATGGCGTTTATGGGAAAATAGCCTGTGAACAACAGGTAGTCACTCCCGCCTTAGAACGAATTATCGAAGCCAATACGTTACTGAGTGGACTGGGTTTTGAAAGTGGCGGACTAGCCGCAGCCCATGCCATTCATAATGGGTTTACGGTTTTAGAAGAAACTCAGAAATTCTGGCACGGCGAAAAAGTGGCTTTTGGGGTGCTGGCGATGTTAATTTTAACCGATCGCCCTAGTCCTGTGATTGATCGGGTGTTCAGTTTCTGTGAGTCCATCGGACTACCGACGACTTTAGCGGATATCGGACTGGAAGGAGTCAGCCGCGATCGTTTATTATTAGCAGCAGAGCGGGCCTGTGGAACAGGTGAAACCATCCATAATGAACCTTGTGAAATCAGCCCGGAAACTGTGTTGGCGGCGATAATAGCTGCGGATGCAGAGGGACGAAGACGGAAACAATTCTAA
- the zds gene encoding 9,9'-di-cis-zeta-carotene desaturase, with amino-acid sequence MRVAIAGAGLAGMTTAIDLVDAGHEVEIFESRPFVGGKVSSWIDADGNHIEMGLHVFFGCYYNLFELMRKVGAIDNLRLKDHTHVFVNTGGKTGSLDFRFITGAPFNGLKAFFTTSQLSVLDKLQNAIALGTSPIVRGLVDFEGAMKIIRELDRVSFADWFRSHGGSEGSLKRMWNPIAYALGFIDTEEISARCMLTIFQFFAAKTEASVLRMLEGSPAEYLHKPIVNYLEQRGVKIHTRRRVRELQFEEIDGKTYITGMIVAKGDTEETIIADAYVCAGDVPGVQKMIPSAWRKWSEFDNIYKLETVPVATVQLRFDGWVTELNDPEKRQQLKQAAGIDNLLYTADADFSCFSDLALSSPADYYRKGQGSLLQLVLTPGDPFIKQNNEEIAHHVLKQVQNLFPSSRELNMTWYSVVKLAQSLYREGPGMDAYRPSQKTPVANFFLAGSYTQQDYIDSMEGATISGRQAAKAILETSFPHLKPSPVVV; translated from the coding sequence ATGCGGGTTGCGATCGCAGGAGCAGGTTTAGCGGGCATGACTACGGCAATAGACCTCGTAGATGCCGGACACGAAGTCGAAATTTTTGAATCTCGCCCCTTTGTGGGTGGGAAAGTCAGCAGTTGGATAGATGCCGATGGCAACCATATTGAAATGGGGTTGCACGTCTTTTTTGGCTGCTACTATAACTTATTTGAACTGATGCGAAAGGTGGGAGCCATTGACAACCTCCGGTTAAAAGACCATACCCACGTTTTTGTCAATACCGGAGGAAAAACCGGAAGTTTAGACTTTCGCTTCATTACCGGAGCCCCCTTTAACGGGTTGAAAGCCTTTTTCACCACTTCCCAACTCTCGGTACTGGATAAATTACAAAATGCGATCGCATTAGGGACTAGCCCGATTGTCCGAGGGTTGGTAGACTTTGAAGGGGCGATGAAAATTATCCGCGAATTAGATCGGGTGAGTTTTGCCGACTGGTTTCGCAGTCATGGCGGTTCTGAAGGCAGTTTAAAACGGATGTGGAACCCCATTGCCTATGCGTTAGGATTTATCGATACCGAGGAAATTTCTGCTCGGTGTATGTTAACGATTTTCCAATTTTTTGCCGCAAAAACAGAGGCGTCTGTATTGCGAATGTTGGAAGGATCTCCAGCCGAATATTTGCATAAACCCATTGTTAACTATTTAGAACAACGAGGAGTAAAAATTCACACCCGGCGTCGAGTTCGAGAACTTCAATTTGAGGAAATCGACGGGAAAACTTATATTACCGGAATGATAGTAGCAAAAGGGGATACAGAAGAAACCATTATTGCAGATGCTTATGTTTGCGCTGGCGATGTTCCCGGTGTGCAGAAAATGATTCCTTCTGCTTGGCGAAAATGGTCGGAATTTGACAATATTTATAAATTAGAAACCGTTCCCGTAGCAACGGTACAACTGCGGTTTGATGGTTGGGTAACGGAATTAAATGATCCCGAAAAACGTCAACAACTAAAACAAGCGGCTGGCATTGACAATTTATTATATACGGCTGATGCAGATTTCTCCTGTTTCTCCGATTTAGCGTTATCGAGTCCGGCAGATTATTATCGAAAGGGACAAGGATCTTTATTGCAATTAGTGTTAACTCCGGGTGATCCGTTTATTAAACAAAATAACGAAGAAATTGCCCACCATGTTCTCAAACAAGTTCAGAATTTATTTCCCAGTTCCCGTGAACTGAATATGACTTGGTATAGTGTGGTGAAATTAGCTCAATCTCTATATCGAGAAGGGCCGGGAATGGATGCCTATCGTCCGAGTCAAAAAACTCCGGTTGCTAATTTCTTTTTAGCCGGAAGTTACACGCAACAAGATTATATTGATAGTATGGAGGGGGCAACAATTTCGGGACGACAAGCGGCTAAAGCCATATTAGAAACCAGTTTTCCTCATCTAAAACCTTCTCCTGTCGTTGTTTAA
- a CDS encoding SRPBCC family protein has translation MADWLEHSVQVEVPVPIDVSWNLWSDLEQMPRWMKWIDSVTILEDNPDLSRWKLATGNFEFSWLSRILKQIPNQIIQWESVDGLPNRGAIRFYDRHGSSIVKLTISYAIPGILGQLMDNLFLGGIVESTIQKDLERFRDYAIEFYSNSLN, from the coding sequence ATGGCTGATTGGTTAGAACATAGTGTCCAAGTTGAAGTTCCAGTTCCCATTGATGTGTCGTGGAATTTATGGTCAGATTTGGAACAAATGCCCCGATGGATGAAATGGATTGATTCGGTTACAATTTTAGAGGATAATCCTGATTTATCTCGCTGGAAATTAGCGACGGGGAATTTTGAATTTAGTTGGTTATCACGGATTTTAAAACAAATTCCTAATCAAATTATTCAATGGGAATCAGTAGATGGTTTACCGAATCGGGGAGCAATTCGGTTTTATGATCGTCATGGGAGTAGTATTGTTAAATTGACGATTTCTTATGCGATCCCCGGAATTTTAGGACAACTGATGGATAATTTATTTTTGGGGGGGATAGTAGAGTCAACGATTCAAAAAGATTTAGAACGATTTAGAGATTATGCCATAGAATTCTATAGTAATTCTTTGAATTAA
- a CDS encoding DUF4079 domain-containing protein — MNLPSFLWLWKIAAWSMGCSVFAYLVLAMTGGWMLYSRQSKQPRPKGLRTLHYFVGAGMVCLVLALLAIGLVGTLGYYGSLGHSIHLAAGLIVVSLVLGSGWSATQINPKNPWARSLHISLNIGLFFAFTAVSLSGWVIVQKYLP, encoded by the coding sequence ATGAATTTACCGTCGTTTTTATGGCTATGGAAAATAGCGGCTTGGTCAATGGGATGTTCGGTCTTCGCTTACCTTGTATTAGCGATGACGGGAGGATGGATGCTGTATTCACGCCAAAGTAAACAACCTCGACCCAAGGGACTCAGAACACTGCATTATTTTGTGGGTGCGGGGATGGTGTGTTTAGTTTTGGCTTTACTGGCGATTGGTTTAGTGGGAACCTTGGGATATTATGGCAGTTTAGGACATTCGATTCATCTGGCTGCGGGATTAATTGTGGTGAGTTTAGTGTTAGGATCGGGTTGGAGTGCTACCCAAATTAATCCTAAAAATCCTTGGGCGCGATCGCTCCACATTAGCCTGAATATAGGTTTATTTTTTGCTTTTACTGCGGTATCTTTATCTGGGTGGGTGATCGTACAGAAATATTTACCTTAA
- a CDS encoding response regulator: MKLRKKTLLIIGAALIGLIVAMYITASMLLVHDFRHLESQYVRQDVVRALNAINDDLDSLDLIAQDQAKWDDTYRFIDAQNRQYVVSNLVDTTFADLRLNLFILMNPKGEIIFSKGFDSQRRQETPIPPSVSSYLTLNSPLLASLKQPHLTPSPIQGIIVLPESPLLVVSRPILTSTATGPSRGVLILGRYLDAPEIQRLAEITQLSLTLDRISEGMASNPFLLSPQIQPYAEAIIDPQAIRLHSLNAETAIASATIADLNGEPKLSLQVQVRRPIYQQGQTTLAYFTLFLLVVGLIFGGITLLLLEKLVLARLTALNSSVNQIGESGNLALRITVAGKDELSSLAEAINGMLQALADAQSQGQESEQRYRLMAENSTDMITRHSPEGVFLYASPACRTLLGYEPEELIGNPLPCFIHPDDLDVIVKAYRIILQQNVIYTIEYRISHKNGDYIWFETTSSAIRDLTTGSVQEIIGVSRDITERKQREQQLQDSESSIRALYQITSCQDFTFETRLQQILELGCAKFGLEYGILSHVQIDGNREQGTGNREQGIGNYEIYPRLEESQEVDYTYKIIAVAAPNQSIQAGQIYKLEDTFCQITIRAKQPLYFESIKFSGIPFCPAHKILPIEAYMGTPVIVDGDVYGTLCFWSSQALSEPFQAVDRDLLKLMAQWIGGEIERQETASALAKARDQALAATRAKSEFLATMSHEIRTPMNAVIGMTGLLLDTTLTPMQQDFVETIRSSSDALLCLINDILDFSKIESGKLDLENHPFNLRTCIEESLDLLVTKAASKNLDLAYLIDPCTPNQIIGDMARLRQILVNLLSNAVKFTESGEVVVSVTAEKLDDPSNDQPQNLQKYPDKDSSINHSISCSFYEIKVAVQDTGIGIPSNGMDRLFQSFSQVDSSINRQYGGTGLGLAISKRLAELMGGQMWVESRGAIAGDPPENFKLEQSLDSFCILDGEGADEEENKTEKITETRPGSTFYFTVVAQSCSNLSPEWSTLHELAGKRLLIVDDNVSSRQMLKLQTQAWGMSSQTVKNGAKALEWLQRKQFDVAIIEMQMAAIDGLTLAKQIRQLPSCQNLPLILLTSVGGKNLGKSKSIEIAACLNKPIKQSQLYNVLINILGGEPLEVHVQSQTYLHSRNRGTLRPSQDIPLLAEKLPLRILLAEDHLVNQKVALQILQRMGYRADVAGNGFEVLEALRRQPYDVILMDMQMPEMDGLEASRQIQKLYGNPQQSQLMRPRIIAVTANAMESDRNECMNAGMDDYISKPIRMEQLIQVLSKCQPLQDLPVTLDSETTNYKPLNVTLNQQLPLITITSTPTILDAKVLQGLREVEALEEVIEIYLDTAPELLEAIAIAIANIDAKELQPAAHSLKSISGTLGAFSLSEQCQKLETLARHYNQTQNPLSLAETETLYTQIQTEFEQVKIALQAELI, translated from the coding sequence ATGAAATTGCGAAAGAAAACACTGCTCATTATTGGTGCAGCCCTGATTGGGTTAATCGTGGCGATGTACATTACCGCCTCTATGTTGCTGGTGCATGATTTTCGCCACCTAGAAAGCCAATATGTCCGTCAAGATGTTGTCCGGGCTTTAAATGCGATTAATGATGACTTAGATAGTTTAGATTTGATCGCCCAGGATCAGGCTAAATGGGATGACACTTATCGGTTTATTGATGCTCAAAACCGCCAATATGTGGTTTCTAACTTAGTTGATACCACCTTCGCCGATTTACGGCTCAACCTATTTATCCTGATGAACCCCAAAGGTGAAATTATTTTTAGTAAGGGGTTTGATTCCCAACGCCGTCAGGAAACACCGATCCCCCCCAGTGTATCTTCGTATCTTACCTTAAATAGCCCCCTTTTAGCGAGTCTCAAACAACCACATTTAACTCCCTCTCCCATTCAAGGAATTATTGTTTTACCCGAAAGTCCTTTATTGGTGGTTTCCCGACCGATTTTAACCAGTACCGCCACCGGGCCAAGTCGAGGGGTATTAATTTTAGGGCGTTATCTCGACGCCCCTGAGATTCAACGATTAGCTGAAATTACTCAACTGTCATTGACTCTTGATCGGATTTCGGAAGGAATGGCCAGTAATCCCTTTCTATTGTCTCCTCAAATTCAACCCTACGCAGAAGCAATTATTGATCCTCAAGCCATTCGGTTGCACTCTTTAAATGCAGAAACTGCGATCGCATCAGCCACAATAGCAGATTTGAATGGAGAACCAAAATTATCTTTACAAGTTCAAGTTCGTCGTCCAATTTATCAACAAGGTCAAACGACTTTAGCCTATTTCACTTTATTTTTATTAGTCGTGGGGTTAATTTTCGGAGGAATCACCCTATTATTATTAGAAAAATTAGTGCTGGCTCGACTCACCGCTTTAAATAGTTCGGTTAACCAAATTGGGGAAAGTGGAAATTTAGCCTTAAGAATTACCGTAGCCGGAAAGGATGAATTATCGAGTTTAGCCGAGGCTATTAATGGAATGTTACAAGCTTTAGCCGATGCTCAATCTCAAGGTCAAGAAAGTGAACAACGCTATCGATTAATGGCGGAAAATTCAACCGATATGATTACCCGCCATTCTCCCGAAGGGGTATTTTTATATGCGTCTCCGGCTTGTCGCACTTTATTAGGATATGAGCCGGAAGAATTAATCGGAAATCCGTTACCCTGTTTCATCCATCCTGATGATTTAGATGTGATTGTTAAAGCTTATCGTATTATTTTACAACAAAATGTTATCTACACTATTGAATATCGGATTAGTCATAAAAACGGCGATTATATTTGGTTTGAAACCACCAGTAGTGCGATTCGGGATCTGACAACCGGAAGCGTTCAGGAAATAATCGGAGTATCCCGCGATATTACTGAACGCAAACAACGAGAACAACAACTTCAAGACAGTGAATCTTCTATTAGAGCACTTTATCAAATTACCTCTTGTCAGGACTTCACTTTTGAAACTCGACTACAACAGATTTTAGAATTAGGCTGTGCTAAATTTGGTTTAGAATATGGAATTTTATCCCATGTTCAAATCGATGGGAACAGGGAACAGGGAACAGGGAACAGGGAACAGGGAATAGGAAATTACGAAATTTACCCCCGCTTAGAAGAGAGTCAAGAAGTTGATTATACCTATAAAATTATAGCCGTAGCTGCCCCGAATCAATCCATTCAAGCCGGACAAATTTATAAGTTAGAAGATACCTTTTGTCAAATCACAATTCGAGCTAAACAACCCCTTTATTTTGAATCGATTAAATTTTCGGGTATACCCTTTTGTCCGGCTCATAAAATCCTCCCCATTGAAGCTTATATGGGGACTCCGGTGATTGTGGATGGAGACGTATACGGAACCCTGTGTTTTTGGAGTTCTCAAGCTTTATCTGAGCCATTTCAAGCGGTAGATCGAGATTTATTAAAATTAATGGCACAATGGATCGGCGGTGAAATTGAACGTCAAGAAACCGCTAGTGCTTTAGCAAAGGCACGGGATCAAGCTTTAGCAGCAACCCGGGCAAAAAGTGAATTTTTGGCAACAATGAGTCATGAAATTCGCACGCCTATGAATGCTGTTATTGGGATGACGGGGTTACTGTTAGATACCACCTTAACCCCCATGCAGCAGGATTTTGTAGAAACGATTCGGAGTAGTAGCGATGCGTTATTATGTTTAATTAATGATATTTTAGATTTTTCTAAAATTGAATCAGGAAAGCTGGATTTAGAAAATCATCCTTTTAATTTAAGAACTTGTATTGAAGAATCTTTAGATTTATTAGTCACTAAAGCAGCGAGTAAAAATCTGGATTTAGCCTATTTAATTGATCCTTGTACCCCGAATCAAATTATTGGAGATATGGCAAGATTACGCCAAATTTTAGTTAATCTCCTGAGTAATGCGGTGAAATTTACTGAGAGTGGAGAAGTGGTTGTGTCCGTAACGGCTGAAAAACTCGATGATCCGAGTAATGATCAACCTCAAAATTTACAAAAATATCCAGATAAAGATAGTTCTATTAATCATTCTATATCCTGTTCTTTCTATGAAATTAAAGTTGCGGTTCAAGATACCGGAATTGGCATTCCCTCGAATGGAATGGATCGGTTATTTCAGTCTTTTAGTCAAGTAGATTCTTCGATTAATCGTCAATATGGAGGAACAGGTTTGGGATTAGCGATTAGTAAACGATTAGCTGAACTCATGGGGGGTCAAATGTGGGTGGAAAGTCGAGGCGCAATAGCTGGAGATCCTCCAGAGAATTTTAAACTTGAACAATCTTTAGATTCTTTTTGTATATTAGATGGAGAAGGTGCAGACGAAGAGGAGAATAAAACCGAAAAAATTACCGAGACTCGCCCAGGTTCAACCTTCTATTTTACTGTTGTTGCTCAGTCTTGTTCAAATTTATCTCCTGAATGGTCAACGCTACATGAGTTAGCGGGAAAACGGTTATTAATTGTAGATGATAATGTTAGTAGCCGACAAATGTTAAAGCTGCAAACCCAAGCTTGGGGAATGTCAAGCCAAACGGTTAAAAATGGGGCGAAGGCGTTGGAATGGTTGCAGCGTAAACAGTTTGATGTGGCAATTATTGAAATGCAAATGGCGGCGATAGATGGGTTAACCTTAGCAAAACAAATTCGTCAATTACCCTCCTGTCAAAATTTACCCTTAATTTTATTAACATCAGTGGGGGGAAAAAATTTAGGGAAATCTAAATCGATTGAAATTGCAGCTTGTTTAAATAAACCGATTAAACAATCCCAACTTTATAACGTTTTAATTAATATTTTGGGAGGCGAACCTTTAGAGGTTCATGTTCAAAGTCAAACCTATTTACACAGTCGAAATCGGGGAACGTTACGACCCTCACAGGATATTCCTTTATTAGCGGAAAAATTACCTTTACGCATTTTATTAGCAGAAGATCATCTGGTTAATCAAAAAGTTGCGTTACAAATTTTACAACGGATGGGATATCGGGCGGATGTGGCGGGGAATGGTTTTGAAGTCTTAGAAGCGTTGCGTCGTCAACCTTATGATGTGATTTTAATGGATATGCAAATGCCGGAAATGGATGGGTTAGAAGCGTCCCGTCAGATTCAAAAATTATATGGAAATCCTCAGCAATCTCAACTGATGCGACCTCGAATTATTGCGGTGACAGCGAATGCAATGGAAAGCGATCGCAATGAATGTATGAATGCGGGAATGGATGATTATATTAGTAAGCCGATCCGCATGGAACAGTTAATCCAAGTTCTGAGTAAATGTCAACCTCTTCAAGACCTTCCTGTTACTTTAGATTCTGAAACAACGAACTATAAACCCTTAAATGTTACTTTAAATCAACAATTACCTTTAATAACAATTACTTCAACTCCAACGATTTTGGATGCTAAAGTTTTACAAGGATTACGAGAGGTAGAAGCCCTGGAAGAAGTGATTGAAATTTATCTTGATACCGCCCCGGAACTCTTAGAAGCTATTGCAATTGCGATCGCTAATATTGATGCTAAGGAATTACAACCCGCCGCCCATTCTCTAAAATCAATTAGTGGAACTCTCGGCGCTTTTAGTTTGTCAGAACAATGTCAAAAATTAGAAACTCTAGCGCGTCATTATAATCAAACTCAAAATCCTTTATCCCTAGCCGAAACTGAAACGCTCTACACCCAAATTCAAACGGAATTTGAGCAAGTTAAAATTGCATTACAAGCAGAATTAATATGA
- the cysE gene encoding serine O-acetyltransferase: MLKTLRDDFRIIFERDPAARNWLEVLFCYPGLQALLFHRLAHGLYALGLPFIPRLISHIARFLTGIEIHPGAVIGKGVFIDHGMGVVIGETAILGDFCLIYQGVTLGGTGKESGKRHPTLGENVVVGAGAKVLGNIQLGDNVRIGAGSVVLRDVPTDCTVVGVPGRIVYRSGVRIDPLEHGSLPDSEAQVIRMLVDRIELLEQQVQTLQQQSSVAQDQLEAALKLEYCPDQDRLTFPEQTRDSDQEYLVLTATHCRLQDRTIQEFLDGAGI; encoded by the coding sequence GTGCTTAAGACCCTTCGAGATGACTTCCGCATTATCTTTGAGCGTGACCCTGCGGCTCGCAACTGGTTAGAAGTCCTGTTCTGCTACCCCGGTCTTCAGGCTTTGTTATTTCACCGCCTAGCACACGGGTTATATGCCTTGGGACTTCCGTTTATTCCTCGTCTGATTTCCCATATCGCTCGCTTTTTGACCGGGATTGAGATTCATCCAGGCGCCGTCATTGGCAAAGGTGTATTCATTGATCATGGCATGGGCGTTGTGATTGGTGAAACAGCTATTTTAGGAGATTTCTGCCTAATTTATCAAGGTGTGACCTTGGGGGGAACGGGGAAAGAAAGTGGGAAGCGTCACCCGACCCTTGGAGAAAATGTTGTTGTTGGAGCCGGAGCGAAAGTTTTAGGCAATATCCAACTGGGTGATAATGTCCGCATTGGGGCGGGATCGGTGGTACTGCGGGATGTTCCAACTGATTGTACTGTTGTTGGTGTTCCCGGCCGTATTGTCTATCGTTCTGGGGTTCGGATTGATCCCCTTGAACATGGCAGTCTTCCTGACTCAGAAGCGCAAGTGATTCGGATGTTAGTGGATCGGATTGAACTATTGGAACAGCAGGTACAAACACTGCAACAACAGTCCTCCGTTGCTCAAGATCAACTTGAAGCGGCTCTGAAATTGGAATATTGTCCTGATCAAGATAGGCTAACTTTCCCAGAACAAACCAGAGATTCTGATCAAGAATACTTGGTTTTGACTGCGACCCATTGCCGTCTTCAAGATCGTACCATTCAAGAGTTTTTAGATGGTGCTGGGATTTAA